A single Lactuca sativa cultivar Salinas chromosome 8, Lsat_Salinas_v11, whole genome shotgun sequence DNA region contains:
- the LOC111886577 gene encoding uncharacterized protein LOC111886577 produces MAPSSTPHRHPSNRPTIRTSVSWLLLSLFFVYILYYSTVLFEPAPTATNSGNHFSTTENLNSNTTTSESVLRFDTELKHIAFGIAASSRLWRSRKEYLKLWWRRGETRGVVWLDKRVKTTENENLPDIHISGDTSKFPYTNPDGFRSAIRISRVVSETLRLGMENVRWFVMGDDDTVFVVENLVRILSKYDHNQFYYIGTTSESHFQNILFSYGMAYGGGGFAISYPLAVELEKMQDRCLQRYPGYYGSDDRMHACMAELNIPLTKEPGFHQYDVHGNLLGLLSAHPVTPLVSLHHLDFVDPIFPGMPRPLGIKHLLESAKFDSASVIQQSICYEKKREWSILVSWGFAVQIVRGILSPRELETPTRTFLNWHKKLDYTAYAFNTRPFARNPCQKPFVYYMSSTRYDKERGRIIGIYTLHKERYPFCKWKMESPETIDTIVVLKKEDSLRWTRAPRKDCCRVLPANKKGILYLWVGNCHENEVVEL; encoded by the exons ATGGCACCCTCCTCCACCCCACACCGCCACCCTTCTAACCGCCCTACCATCCGCACCTCCGTCTCCTGGCTCCTCCTTTCCTTGTTCTTCGTCTACATCCTCTACTATTCCACCGTCCTCTTCGAACCCGCCCCCACCGCCACCAACTCCGGCAACCACTTCTCAACCACCGAAAACCTCAATAGCAACACCACCACATCTGAATCTGTACTCCGGTTTGACACCGAACTCAAACACATCGCGTTCGGCATCGCCGCCTCTTCCCGGTTATGGCGGTCCCGGAAAGAGTACCTCAAGCTATGGTGGCGGCGGGGGGAGACCAGAGGTGTTGTTTGGTTAGACAAACGTGTAAAAACCACAGAAAACGAAAACCTACCGGACATCCACATCTCCGGCGACACCTCAAAGTTTCCGTACACAAACCCAGATGGTTTCAGATCCGCGATACGTATTTCCAGAGTGGTGTCGGAGACGCTCCGGTTGGGTATGGAGAATGTACGGTGGTTTGTGATGGGAGACGACGACACTGTATTCGTCGTTGAAAACCTAGTGAGAATTTTATCTAAATACGACCATAATCAATTTTATTACATCGGAACGACGTCAGAAagtcatttccaaaacatattgtTTTCATATGGGATGGCGTATGGCGGCGGTGGGTTCGCCATCAGCTACCCATTGGCGGTGGAGTTAGAAAAGATGCAGGACAGATGTCTTCAAAGATACCCTGGGTACTACGGGAGTGACGACAGAATGCACGCGTGTATGGCTGAACTAAATATCCCACTCACAAAAGAACCCGGATTCCACCAG TATGATGTGCATGGGAATCTATTAGGTCTATTATCAGCGCACCCAGTAACACCATTAGTCTCACTCCACCACCTCGATTTTGTCGACCCGATATTCCCGGGAATGCCGAGACCCCTAGGAATCAAACATTTACTGGAATCAGCAAAATTCGATTCCGCTAGTGTCATACAGCAATCCATTTGCTATGAGAAGAAAAGGGAATGGTCGATTCTGGTGTCATGGGGTTTTGCAGTTCAAATTGTAAGGGGGATTCTATCACCTAGAGAGCTTGAAACACCTACTCGCACGTTTCTAAATTGGCACAAAAAGCTTGATTATACAGCTTATGCGTTCAATACTAGGCCATTTGCAAGGAACCCATGTCAGAAGCCTTTTGTTTATTACATGAGTTCAACGAGGTATGATAAAGAAAGGGGGAGAATAATTGGGATTTATACTCTTCATAAAGAGCGTTACCCTTTTTGTAAATGGAAAATGGAATCCCCTGAAACGATTGATACTATTGTGGTGTTAAAGAAGGAAGATAGTCTTCGTTGGACAAGG GCTCCAAGAAAGGATTGTTGTAGAGTCTTGCCAGCTAATAAGAAAGGGATTTTATATTTGTGGGTTGGTAATTGTCATGAAAATGAGGTTGTTGAGTTGTAG